From a region of the Mycobacterium intracellulare ATCC 13950 genome:
- the frr gene encoding ribosome recycling factor: MIDEALFDAEEKMEKAVAVARDDLSTIRTGRANPGMFSRIVIDYYGAATPITQLASINVPEARLVVIKPYEASQVGAIETAIRNSDLGVNPTNDGTLIRVAVPQLTEERRRELVKQAKSKGEDAKVSVRNIRRKAMEELHRIRKDGEAGEDEVGRAEKDLDKTTHQYTTQIEELVKHKEGELLEV, from the coding sequence ATGATTGACGAGGCTCTCTTCGACGCTGAAGAGAAAATGGAGAAGGCGGTAGCGGTCGCCCGCGACGACTTGTCGACCATCCGGACCGGGCGCGCCAATCCCGGCATGTTCTCGCGGATCGTGATCGATTACTACGGCGCCGCCACCCCCATCACGCAGCTGGCGAGCATCAACGTCCCCGAGGCGCGCCTGGTGGTGATCAAGCCCTACGAGGCGAGCCAGGTGGGCGCGATCGAGACGGCGATCCGCAACTCCGACCTGGGCGTGAATCCCACCAACGACGGCACCCTGATCCGCGTGGCGGTCCCGCAGCTCACCGAGGAACGCCGCCGCGAGCTGGTCAAACAGGCCAAGAGCAAGGGGGAGGACGCCAAGGTCTCGGTGCGCAACATCCGCCGCAAGGCGATGGAGGAGCTGCACCGCATCCGCAAGGACGGCGAGGCCGGCGAGGACGAGGTCGGCCGGGCCGAAAAGGACCTGGACAAGACCACGCACCAGTACACCACCCAGATCGAAGAGTTGGTCAAGCACAAAGAAGGCGAGCTGCTGGAGGTCTAG
- a CDS encoding phosphatidate cytidylyltransferase produces the protein MATPDPGAGTPPDEPGAAAQPEPAFTAMPPPAKKTSRAGRDLRAAIAVGAGIGGALVVTLVFAPRFWVPIVAMAILVATHEVVRRLREAGFVIPVTPLLAGGQLTVWLTWPFHAAGALAGFGVTVVACLFWRLFMQDNRTPPEPAGGSPSPSYLRDASATIFLAAWVPLFASFAALLVYPADGAGRVFCLMITVVASDVGGYAVGVLFGKHPMVPAISPKKSWEGLAGSLVLGITAATLTATFLAGKPPWVGALLGLVLVLTCTLGDLVESQIKRDLGIKDMGRLLPGHGGLMDRLDGVLPSAVAAWTVLTLVP, from the coding sequence GTGGCTACCCCAGATCCCGGCGCAGGCACCCCGCCCGACGAGCCCGGCGCCGCAGCCCAGCCGGAGCCTGCGTTCACGGCGATGCCGCCGCCCGCGAAGAAGACCTCGCGGGCCGGCCGCGACCTGCGCGCCGCGATCGCGGTGGGCGCCGGTATCGGCGGCGCTTTGGTCGTCACGCTGGTGTTCGCCCCCCGCTTCTGGGTCCCGATCGTCGCGATGGCCATCCTGGTCGCCACCCACGAGGTGGTGCGGCGGCTGCGTGAAGCCGGATTCGTCATTCCGGTCACCCCGTTGCTGGCCGGCGGGCAGCTCACGGTGTGGCTGACCTGGCCGTTCCACGCCGCCGGCGCGCTGGCTGGGTTCGGCGTCACCGTGGTGGCGTGCCTGTTTTGGCGATTGTTCATGCAGGACAACCGCACACCGCCCGAACCCGCCGGTGGGTCCCCGTCGCCGTCCTACCTGCGCGACGCGTCCGCCACTATTTTCCTGGCCGCGTGGGTGCCGCTGTTCGCGTCGTTTGCCGCGTTGCTGGTGTATCCCGCCGACGGCGCGGGGCGGGTGTTCTGCCTGATGATCACGGTGGTCGCGTCGGACGTGGGCGGCTACGCCGTCGGCGTGTTGTTCGGCAAGCACCCGATGGTCCCGGCGATCAGCCCGAAGAAGTCCTGGGAGGGGCTCGCCGGTTCGCTCGTCCTGGGCATCACCGCGGCGACCCTGACCGCGACCTTCCTCGCCGGCAAACCGCCGTGGGTGGGCGCGCTGCTGGGTCTGGTGCTGGTGCTGACCTGCACGCTCGGCGATCTGGTGGAATCACAGATCAAGCGCGACCTCGGCATCAAGGACATGGGCCGGCTGCTGCCCGGCCACGGCGGACTGATGGACCGCCTCGACGGAGTCCTGCCGTCGGCGGTCGCGGCGTGGACGGTGCTGACGCTCGTTCCCTAG
- the rlmN gene encoding 23S rRNA (adenine(2503)-C(2))-methyltransferase RlmN, whose protein sequence is MVQQLVFSEPRPGKPPRHLADLDADGRAAAVAELGLPAFRAKQLAHQYYGRLIADPRQMTDLPAGLRDAIADTMFPILLTAVSEVACDAGETRKTLWRALDGVTVESVLMRYPQRNTVCISSQAGCGMACPFCATGQGGLSRNLSTAEILEQVRAAAAVLRDDFGPPSQRLSNVVFMGMGEPLANYARVVAAVRRIIAAPPHGFGISARSVTVSTVGLAPAIRKLADEGLAVTLALSLHAPDDELRDTLVPVNNRWKIAEALDAARYYADVTGRRVSVEYALIRDVNDQPWRADLLGQRLHRALGPLVHVNLIPLNPTPGSEWDASPKAVEREFVRRVRAKGVSCTVRDTRGREISAACGQLAFENR, encoded by the coding sequence ATGGTCCAACAACTGGTGTTCTCCGAGCCGCGACCCGGCAAGCCGCCGCGGCACCTGGCCGATCTCGACGCGGACGGCCGCGCCGCCGCCGTCGCCGAGCTGGGGCTGCCGGCCTTTCGCGCCAAGCAGCTGGCGCATCAGTACTACGGGCGGCTGATCGCCGACCCGCGGCAGATGACCGACCTGCCGGCCGGGCTGCGCGACGCGATCGCCGACACGATGTTCCCGATCCTGCTCACCGCGGTCTCCGAGGTGGCCTGCGACGCCGGCGAGACGCGAAAGACGTTGTGGCGGGCCCTCGATGGGGTCACCGTGGAGTCGGTGTTGATGCGCTATCCGCAGCGCAACACGGTGTGCATCTCGTCGCAGGCCGGCTGCGGCATGGCGTGTCCGTTCTGCGCGACGGGCCAGGGCGGGTTGAGCCGCAACCTGTCGACGGCCGAGATTCTCGAGCAGGTGCGCGCCGCCGCCGCGGTGCTGCGCGACGACTTCGGCCCCCCCAGTCAGCGGCTGTCCAACGTGGTCTTCATGGGCATGGGGGAGCCGTTGGCCAACTACGCCCGGGTGGTCGCCGCGGTGCGGCGCATCATCGCCGCGCCGCCCCACGGGTTCGGCATTTCGGCCCGTTCGGTGACGGTGTCGACGGTCGGCCTGGCGCCCGCGATCCGCAAACTCGCCGACGAAGGGCTCGCGGTGACCCTGGCGCTGTCGCTGCACGCGCCCGACGACGAACTGCGCGACACGCTGGTGCCGGTCAACAACCGGTGGAAGATCGCCGAGGCGCTCGACGCCGCACGGTATTACGCCGACGTCACCGGCCGGCGGGTATCGGTGGAGTACGCGCTGATCCGTGACGTCAACGACCAGCCGTGGCGGGCGGACCTGTTGGGGCAGCGGCTGCATCGCGCGCTGGGGCCGTTGGTGCACGTCAACCTGATCCCGCTGAACCCGACGCCGGGCAGCGAGTGGGATGCGAGCCCGAAGGCGGTCGAGCGCGAGTTCGTGCGGCGGGTCCGCGCCAAGGGCGTGTCCTGCACGGTCCGCGACACCCGCGGCCGCGAGATCAGCGCCGCGTGCGGCCAGCTGGCCTTCGAGAACCGGTAG
- a CDS encoding GNAT family N-acetyltransferase — MSAPPLFRLVGERRVSVVRDAAAVWRVLEDDPVASCMVAARVADHGIDPNSIGGELWTLRGAEQSLCFAGANLIPLRGAPADLSAFADEAMRGTRRCSSLVGRADLVMPMWERLEGAWGPARDVRDRQPLLALSTHPSCDIDTAVRQVRPEELDAYLVAAVDMFIGEVGVDPRIGDGGRGYRRRVASLISAGRAWARFEHGQVVFKAEVGSQSPGVGQIQGVWVHPEWRGLGLGTAGTATVAAVIVGSGRTASLYVNDFNAVARAAYARVGFAEIGTFATVLLD, encoded by the coding sequence ATGTCGGCTCCGCCCCTTTTCCGCCTGGTCGGCGAGCGTCGGGTGTCCGTGGTGCGTGATGCGGCGGCGGTCTGGCGGGTTCTCGAGGACGATCCCGTCGCCTCGTGCATGGTCGCGGCCCGGGTGGCCGACCACGGCATCGACCCCAATTCCATCGGCGGGGAACTGTGGACGCTGCGCGGCGCCGAGCAATCGCTGTGCTTCGCCGGCGCCAACCTGATCCCGCTGCGCGGCGCCCCGGCCGACCTGAGCGCGTTCGCCGACGAGGCCATGCGCGGGACGCGGCGCTGCTCGTCGCTGGTCGGCAGGGCCGACCTGGTGATGCCGATGTGGGAGCGGCTCGAGGGGGCGTGGGGGCCGGCCCGCGACGTGCGCGACCGCCAGCCGCTGCTGGCGTTGTCCACCCACCCGAGCTGCGACATCGACACCGCGGTGCGCCAGGTCCGGCCCGAGGAGCTGGACGCCTACCTGGTGGCGGCCGTCGACATGTTCATCGGCGAGGTGGGCGTCGACCCGCGGATCGGGGATGGCGGTCGCGGCTACCGGCGGCGGGTGGCCAGCCTCATCTCGGCCGGTCGCGCCTGGGCGCGGTTCGAGCACGGCCAGGTCGTCTTCAAGGCCGAGGTGGGCTCGCAGTCGCCGGGGGTCGGCCAGATCCAGGGGGTGTGGGTGCACCCGGAGTGGCGCGGCCTGGGCCTGGGCACCGCCGGGACCGCGACGGTCGCGGCGGTGATCGTCGGCAGCGGACGGACGGCCAGCCTCTACGTCAACGACTTCAACGCGGTGGCGCGCGCGGCCTACGCCCGCGTCGGCTTCGCCGAGATCGGCACCTTCGCGACGGTGCTGCTCGACTAG
- a CDS encoding M50 family metallopeptidase, whose translation MMFVIGIVLFALAILISVALHECGHMWVARATGMKVRRYFVGFGPTLWSTRRGETEYGLKAVPLGGFCDIAGMTSVEELAPDETDRAMFKQAVWKRIAVLFAGPAANFVICLVLLYGIALVWGLPDLHPPTKAVVGETACVAPEVAPGKIADCTGPGPAALAGIRPGDVIVKVGDTPVSTFEEMAAAIRKVHGNTPIVAERDGTAITTYVNVTPTQRYLTTGPDGQGAQPQASTVGAIGVGAVRTGPTHYGVLSAIPGSLAFAGDLTVEVGKALVTIPTKVGALVHAIGGGQRDPQTPMSVVGASIIGGDTVDHGLWVAFWFFLAQLNLILGAINLVPLLPFDGGHIGIAMFEKVRNLIRSARGMVAAAPVNYLKLMPATYVVLVFVVGYMLLTVTADLVNPIRLFQ comes from the coding sequence ATGATGTTCGTCATCGGCATTGTGCTGTTCGCACTGGCCATCCTGATCTCGGTGGCCCTGCACGAGTGCGGCCATATGTGGGTTGCGCGCGCCACCGGCATGAAGGTGCGGCGCTACTTCGTCGGCTTCGGCCCCACGCTGTGGTCGACCCGCCGCGGCGAGACCGAGTACGGCCTCAAGGCCGTGCCGCTGGGCGGATTCTGCGACATCGCCGGCATGACCTCCGTGGAGGAGCTGGCGCCCGACGAGACCGACCGCGCCATGTTCAAGCAGGCGGTCTGGAAGCGCATCGCGGTGCTGTTCGCCGGGCCCGCCGCGAACTTCGTCATCTGCCTGGTGCTGCTCTACGGCATCGCGCTGGTGTGGGGCCTGCCCGACCTGCACCCGCCCACCAAGGCGGTGGTCGGCGAAACCGCTTGTGTGGCACCGGAAGTGGCGCCCGGCAAGATCGCGGACTGCACCGGGCCCGGGCCGGCGGCACTCGCCGGAATCCGTCCCGGCGACGTCATCGTCAAGGTGGGCGACACCCCGGTGTCGACCTTCGAGGAGATGGCCGCGGCCATCCGCAAGGTGCACGGCAACACCCCGATCGTCGCCGAGCGGGACGGCACCGCCATCACCACGTATGTCAACGTCACGCCCACGCAGCGCTACCTGACCACCGGGCCCGACGGGCAGGGCGCTCAACCGCAAGCCTCGACGGTCGGCGCCATCGGCGTCGGCGCCGTCCGGACCGGCCCGACGCACTACGGGGTGCTCTCGGCGATCCCGGGCAGTCTGGCGTTCGCCGGGGACCTGACCGTCGAGGTGGGCAAGGCGCTCGTGACGATTCCCACCAAGGTCGGTGCGCTGGTGCACGCCATCGGCGGTGGCCAGCGCGACCCGCAGACGCCGATGAGCGTGGTCGGAGCCAGCATCATCGGCGGCGACACCGTCGACCACGGACTGTGGGTGGCGTTCTGGTTCTTTCTGGCCCAGCTGAACCTCATCCTGGGCGCGATCAACCTGGTGCCGCTGCTGCCCTTCGACGGCGGGCACATCGGGATCGCGATGTTCGAAAAGGTCCGCAACCTGATCCGCTCGGCCCGGGGCATGGTCGCGGCCGCGCCGGTGAATTACCTCAAGCTCATGCCGGCGACGTACGTCGTGCTGGTGTTCGTGGTCGGCTACATGCTGCTGACCGTGACCGCCGATCTGGTCAACCCGATCAGGCTGTTTCAGTAG
- a CDS encoding protein disulfide oxidoreductase, protein MRIRLSALNKAFAAALVVAAMMVGVASGPRAQAADDRLQFTATTLSGAPFSGASLQGKPAVLWFWTPWCPYCNAEAPGVSQVAAANPGVAFVGIAAHADVGAMQGFVSKYNLNFTTLNDTDGAIWARYNVPWQPAYVFYRADGSSTFVNNPTSAMSQQELSDRVSALKS, encoded by the coding sequence ATGAGGATTCGCTTGTCAGCCCTGAACAAAGCGTTTGCCGCGGCGCTGGTCGTCGCCGCGATGATGGTCGGCGTGGCCAGCGGACCACGCGCGCAGGCCGCCGACGACCGATTGCAGTTCACCGCGACGACCCTGAGCGGTGCACCCTTCAGTGGCGCCAGTTTGCAGGGCAAGCCGGCGGTGCTGTGGTTCTGGACGCCGTGGTGCCCGTACTGCAACGCAGAGGCCCCCGGCGTCAGCCAGGTCGCGGCCGCCAACCCCGGCGTCGCTTTCGTCGGCATCGCGGCGCACGCGGACGTGGGTGCGATGCAGGGCTTCGTCTCCAAGTACAACCTGAATTTCACCACCCTCAACGACACCGACGGCGCCATCTGGGCCCGCTACAACGTCCCCTGGCAGCCCGCCTACGTGTTCTACCGTGCGGACGGCAGCTCGACCTTCGTCAACAACCCGACCTCGGCGATGTCACAGCAGGAGCTCTCCGACCGGGTCTCCGCGCTGAAGTCCTGA
- the pyrH gene encoding UMP kinase, translated as MTESREPHVAGPAAPRQEPTNGLASGQALTRARYSRVLLKLGGEMFGGGQVGLDPDVVALVAQQIAEVVRGGVQVAVVIGGGNFFRGAQLQQRGMERTRSDYMGMLGTVMNSLALQDFLEKEGIVTRVQTAITMGQVAEPYLPLRAVRHLEKGRVVIFGAGMGLPYFSTDTTAAQRALEIGAEVVLMAKAVDGVFSADPRQYPEAELITAISHREVIDRGLRVADATAFSLCMDNGMPILVFNLLTNGNIARAVAGEKIGTLVTT; from the coding sequence ATGACGGAGTCCAGGGAGCCCCACGTCGCCGGCCCGGCGGCTCCGAGGCAGGAGCCCACGAACGGACTGGCTTCCGGCCAGGCGCTGACCCGGGCCAGGTATTCGCGAGTGCTACTCAAGCTCGGCGGCGAAATGTTCGGCGGCGGGCAGGTCGGCTTGGATCCCGACGTCGTGGCGCTGGTGGCGCAGCAGATCGCCGAGGTGGTCCGCGGCGGCGTCCAGGTCGCCGTCGTGATCGGCGGGGGCAACTTCTTCCGGGGGGCGCAGCTGCAGCAGCGCGGCATGGAACGCACCCGTTCGGACTACATGGGCATGCTGGGCACCGTCATGAACAGCCTCGCGCTGCAAGACTTTCTGGAGAAGGAAGGCATCGTCACCCGCGTCCAGACCGCGATCACCATGGGTCAGGTCGCCGAGCCCTACCTGCCCCTGCGCGCCGTACGCCACCTGGAAAAGGGGCGCGTGGTGATCTTCGGTGCCGGCATGGGCCTGCCGTACTTCTCCACCGACACCACCGCCGCACAGCGGGCGCTCGAGATCGGCGCCGAGGTGGTGTTGATGGCCAAGGCCGTCGATGGCGTCTTCTCCGCGGACCCGCGGCAGTATCCCGAGGCCGAGCTGATCACCGCGATCAGTCATCGCGAGGTCATCGACCGCGGGCTACGAGTGGCCGATGCCACCGCATTCAGCCTGTGCATGGACAATGGCATGCCGATCCTGGTGTTCAACCTGCTGACCAATGGCAATATCGCCCGGGCGGTCGCTGGTGAGAAAATCGGGACTCTGGTCACCACCTGA
- a CDS encoding winged helix-turn-helix transcriptional regulator has product MSLDRSMDIVVLTDEADFESALPDLTTFALPARVALTAHTDGHCATADVAIVDARSNMPAAQAVSRRLAAQNPATAVVALVRPADCAAVDTDGNFDDVMLPGTGADELRARLRLAVGRRRGTADGILKFGDLRLHPASFTASLDGHDLTLTLTEFRLLSFLVLHAGQAFTRTRLMREACGYDSNSRARTVDVHIRRLRAKLGTRHEFMIGTVRGVGYRAPTPPQPEWVLADPALTPTRAT; this is encoded by the coding sequence ATGTCGTTGGACAGGTCGATGGACATTGTGGTGCTCACCGACGAGGCTGATTTCGAATCGGCCTTACCGGATTTGACCACGTTCGCGCTCCCGGCGCGCGTGGCGCTGACCGCCCACACCGACGGTCATTGCGCCACCGCCGACGTGGCGATCGTCGACGCGCGCAGCAACATGCCTGCGGCCCAGGCGGTTAGCCGCCGACTGGCGGCGCAGAATCCCGCTACCGCGGTGGTGGCCCTGGTGAGGCCGGCGGATTGCGCCGCGGTCGACACCGATGGCAATTTCGACGACGTGATGCTGCCCGGCACCGGCGCGGACGAGCTGCGGGCGCGGTTGCGGCTGGCGGTCGGCCGCCGCCGCGGCACCGCCGACGGCATCTTGAAGTTCGGCGACCTCCGCCTGCACCCGGCGAGCTTCACCGCGTCGCTGGACGGCCACGACCTGACTCTGACCCTGACCGAGTTCAGATTGCTGAGTTTCCTTGTGCTGCATGCCGGCCAGGCCTTCACGCGCACCCGATTGATGCGGGAGGCGTGCGGCTATGACAGCAACAGCCGGGCCCGCACGGTCGACGTCCACATCCGGCGACTGCGCGCCAAGCTCGGCACCCGGCACGAATTCATGATCGGCACCGTCCGCGGGGTCGGTTACCGGGCGCCCACGCCCCCGCAACCGGAGTGGGTGCTCGCCGATCCGGCGCTGACACCCACGCGGGCAACCTGA
- a CDS encoding DUF2631 domain-containing protein, whose amino-acid sequence MASTEVEHFTGVDSVEVPSAAWGWSRINHRTWHIVGLCIFGLLLAMLRGNHVGHIEDWFLIGFAALVLVVLIRDLWGRRRGWIR is encoded by the coding sequence GTGGCCAGTACCGAGGTCGAACACTTCACCGGCGTCGACTCCGTCGAGGTGCCGTCGGCGGCGTGGGGTTGGAGCCGGATCAATCACCGGACCTGGCACATCGTCGGCCTGTGCATCTTCGGGCTGTTGCTGGCAATGCTGCGCGGCAACCACGTCGGCCACATCGAGGACTGGTTCCTGATCGGCTTCGCAGCCCTGGTCCTCGTCGTCCTGATCCGCGACCTGTGGGGCCGCCGGCGCGGCTGGATCAGGTAG
- the mbp1 gene encoding microaggregate-binding protein 1: MAEENKSGPAEAVKGVVEDVKGKAKEAVGAVAGRDDLTREGQAQQDKAEAQRDAAKKEAEAEAARGGAEAAEERQKSNQ, from the coding sequence ATGGCGGAAGAAAACAAGTCGGGACCCGCTGAAGCGGTGAAGGGCGTCGTCGAGGACGTCAAGGGTAAGGCCAAGGAGGCCGTAGGCGCGGTGGCCGGTCGCGATGACCTGACCCGTGAAGGCCAGGCGCAGCAGGACAAGGCCGAAGCGCAGCGTGACGCGGCGAAGAAGGAAGCCGAGGCGGAAGCCGCGCGTGGCGGCGCCGAGGCGGCCGAGGAGCGCCAGAAGTCCAACCAGTAG
- a CDS encoding cytochrome c biogenesis CcdA family protein, translated as MDQGLVGLAFAAGLVAALNPCGFAMLPAYLLLVVRGRRPGERSGVAATGRALAATVGMALGFLTVFGVFGALTVSAATTVQRYLPYATALVGVVLIVLGAWLLSGRELSALASRPLGPRWAPTVRLGSMYGYGISYAVASLSCTIGPFLAVTAAGLRGGSIVTGVAIYLSYSAGLTLVVGVLAVAAATASTAMVDRLRRILPFVNRIGGALLVLVGLYVAYYGSYEVRLFGANANPRDAVITAVGRLQGATAGWVHQHGIWPWLVAMLALAVVVIGGAWHRRVKRQGKRGAAT; from the coding sequence ATGGACCAGGGTCTGGTCGGCCTGGCCTTCGCCGCCGGATTGGTGGCCGCGCTGAATCCGTGTGGGTTTGCCATGCTGCCCGCCTACCTGTTGCTGGTGGTGCGCGGCCGGCGACCCGGCGAACGCTCCGGGGTGGCCGCCACCGGGCGGGCGCTGGCGGCCACCGTCGGGATGGCGCTGGGCTTCTTGACGGTGTTCGGCGTGTTCGGCGCGCTGACCGTGTCGGCGGCCACGACCGTGCAGCGCTACCTGCCATACGCCACCGCGCTGGTCGGCGTGGTGTTGATCGTGCTCGGTGCCTGGCTGCTGTCGGGTCGGGAACTGTCGGCCCTGGCCTCGCGGCCGCTGGGGCCGAGGTGGGCCCCCACGGTGCGGCTGGGCTCCATGTACGGCTACGGCATCAGCTACGCGGTCGCCTCGCTGTCGTGCACCATCGGACCGTTCCTGGCCGTCACCGCAGCCGGCCTGCGCGGGGGATCGATCGTCACCGGCGTGGCGATCTACCTCTCCTACAGCGCGGGGCTGACCCTGGTCGTCGGTGTGCTCGCCGTCGCCGCCGCGACGGCGAGCACCGCGATGGTGGACCGGCTGCGCCGAATCCTGCCGTTCGTCAACCGGATCGGTGGCGCGCTGCTGGTGCTGGTCGGGCTGTACGTGGCCTACTACGGCAGCTACGAGGTGCGCCTGTTCGGCGCAAACGCCAACCCGCGGGACGCGGTGATCACCGCGGTCGGTCGTCTGCAGGGTGCGACTGCCGGCTGGGTGCACCAGCACGGAATATGGCCGTGGCTGGTGGCCATGCTCGCGTTGGCGGTCGTCGTGATCGGCGGCGCCTGGCATCGCCGGGTGAAACGCCAGGGCAAACGGGGAGCGGCTACCTGA
- the ispG gene encoding flavodoxin-dependent (E)-4-hydroxy-3-methylbut-2-enyl-diphosphate synthase — translation MSVGLGMPDAPAPTLAPRRKTRQLMVRDVGVGSDHPISVQSMCTTKTHDVNTTLQQIAELTAAGCDIVRVACPRQEDADALAEIARHSQIPVIADIHFQPKYIFAAIDAGCAAVRVNPGNIKEFDGRVGEVAKAAGAAGVPIRIGVNAGSLDKRFLQKYGKATPEALVESALWEASLFEEHGFGDIKISVKHNDPVVMVAAYEQLAERCDYPLHLGVTEAGPAFQGTIKSAVAFGALLSRGIGDTIRVSLSAPPVEEVKVGIQILESLNLRPRGLEIVSCPSCGRAQVDVYTLANAVSAGLDGLDVPLRVAVMGCVVNGPGEAREADLGVASGNGKGQIFVRGEVIKTVPEAQIVETLIEEAMRIAAEMGGDHGPDTTSSGSPVVTVS, via the coding sequence ATGTCCGTTGGCCTGGGCATGCCGGACGCCCCGGCGCCCACGCTCGCACCCCGGCGCAAGACGCGCCAATTGATGGTGCGCGACGTCGGGGTCGGCAGCGACCACCCGATCTCGGTGCAGTCGATGTGCACCACCAAGACCCACGACGTCAACACCACGCTGCAGCAGATCGCCGAGCTGACCGCGGCCGGCTGCGACATCGTCCGCGTGGCCTGCCCGCGTCAGGAGGACGCCGACGCGCTGGCCGAGATCGCCCGGCACAGCCAGATCCCGGTGATCGCCGACATCCACTTCCAGCCGAAGTACATCTTCGCCGCGATCGACGCGGGATGCGCCGCGGTGCGGGTGAACCCGGGCAACATCAAGGAATTCGACGGCCGCGTCGGCGAGGTCGCCAAGGCCGCCGGCGCCGCCGGCGTCCCCATCCGCATCGGGGTCAACGCGGGCTCGCTGGACAAGCGGTTCCTGCAGAAGTACGGCAAGGCCACCCCCGAGGCGCTGGTCGAGTCCGCGCTCTGGGAGGCCTCGCTGTTCGAGGAACACGGCTTCGGCGACATCAAGATCAGCGTCAAGCACAACGACCCGGTGGTGATGGTCGCCGCGTACGAGCAACTGGCCGAGCGGTGCGACTATCCGCTGCACCTCGGCGTCACCGAGGCCGGCCCCGCGTTCCAGGGCACCATCAAGTCCGCGGTCGCGTTCGGCGCGCTGCTGTCGCGCGGGATCGGCGACACCATCCGGGTGTCGCTGTCGGCGCCGCCGGTCGAAGAGGTCAAGGTCGGCATCCAGATCCTCGAGTCGCTGAACCTGCGCCCGCGCGGGCTCGAGATCGTGTCCTGCCCGTCGTGCGGCCGCGCGCAGGTCGACGTCTACACCCTGGCCAACGCCGTCTCGGCGGGCCTCGACGGCCTCGACGTCCCGCTGCGCGTCGCCGTGATGGGCTGCGTGGTCAACGGTCCGGGCGAGGCCCGCGAGGCCGACCTCGGCGTCGCATCGGGAAATGGCAAGGGGCAGATCTTCGTTCGCGGCGAGGTGATCAAGACCGTGCCCGAGGCGCAGATCGTCGAGACCTTGATCGAGGAAGCGATGCGCATCGCCGCCGAGATGGGCGGCGATCACGGACCGGACACAACATCGAGCGGTTCGCCGGTTGTGACCGTAAGCTGA
- the dxr gene encoding 1-deoxy-D-xylulose-5-phosphate reductoisomerase gives MTNPTTDGQTPDRVRVLVLGSTGSIGTQALDVIAANPDRFEVVGLAAGGANLDTLLHQRAATGVTNIAVADEAAARRAGDIPFAGPEAVTRLVQETEADVVLNALVGALGLRPTLAALESGARLALANKESLIAGGPLVLKAAKPGQIVPVDSEHSALAQCLRGGTPDEVAKLVLTASGGPFRGWTAAQLEDVTPGQAGAHPTWSMGPMNTLNSASLVNKGLELIETHLLFGLPYDRIEVVVHPQSIVHSMVTFVDGSTLAQASPPDMRLPIALALGWPRRVPGAAASCDFSTASSWEFEPLDNDVFPAVELARHAGQTGGCMTAVYNAANEEAAQAFLAGRIGFGAIVKTIADVLHAADQWAVSPANVDEVLDAQRWARERAQRVVAQAQPANLSVKASGAV, from the coding sequence GTGACCAACCCGACGACCGACGGGCAAACCCCGGACCGCGTGCGCGTGCTGGTGCTGGGCAGCACCGGCTCCATCGGCACCCAGGCGCTGGACGTCATCGCGGCCAATCCGGACCGCTTCGAAGTGGTCGGCCTGGCCGCGGGTGGGGCGAACCTGGACACGCTGTTGCACCAGCGCGCCGCCACCGGTGTGACCAACATCGCGGTCGCCGACGAAGCGGCGGCGCGGCGGGCCGGCGACATCCCCTTTGCCGGGCCCGAGGCCGTGACCCGGCTGGTCCAGGAGACCGAGGCCGACGTCGTCCTCAACGCGCTGGTGGGGGCGCTGGGCCTGCGGCCCACCCTGGCCGCGCTGGAGTCGGGCGCCCGGTTGGCGCTGGCCAACAAGGAATCGCTGATCGCCGGCGGTCCGCTGGTGCTCAAGGCCGCCAAGCCCGGCCAGATCGTGCCGGTCGACTCCGAACATTCCGCGCTGGCCCAGTGCCTGCGCGGCGGGACCCCCGACGAAGTCGCCAAGCTGGTGCTGACCGCGTCCGGCGGCCCGTTCCGCGGCTGGACCGCCGCCCAACTCGAGGACGTCACCCCCGGGCAAGCCGGCGCCCACCCGACGTGGTCGATGGGCCCGATGAACACGCTGAACTCGGCCTCGCTGGTCAACAAGGGGCTCGAGCTCATCGAGACCCACCTGCTGTTCGGCCTTCCCTATGACCGCATCGAGGTGGTCGTGCACCCCCAGTCGATTGTTCATTCGATGGTCACCTTCGTCGACGGCTCGACCCTCGCCCAGGCCAGCCCGCCGGACATGAGGCTGCCGATCGCGCTGGCCCTCGGCTGGCCACGCCGGGTGCCCGGCGCGGCCGCCTCCTGCGACTTCAGCACGGCGTCTAGCTGGGAATTCGAGCCCCTGGACAACGACGTCTTTCCCGCCGTCGAGTTGGCCCGGCACGCCGGGCAGACCGGCGGCTGCATGACCGCGGTCTACAACGCCGCCAACGAGGAGGCGGCGCAGGCGTTCCTGGCGGGCCGCATCGGGTTCGGTGCCATCGTCAAAACCATCGCCGACGTGCTGCACGCCGCCGACCAATGGGCCGTCTCACCCGCTAACGTGGATGAGGTACTCGACGCGCAGCGCTGGGCACGGGAGCGGGCGCAGCGTGTCGTCGCACAGGCGCAGCCCGCCAACTTATCGGTCAAAGCCTCCGGAGCGGTGTGA